DNA sequence from the Streptomyces sp. HUAS 15-9 genome:
GCGTAGTGGATGCGCAGTTTGTGTCCGGCGAGCACCGCGCGCCTGACCTCGATCATGGTGGTGTCGGGCACCTCCTCAGCGACCACCCGGCGTGAGAGCAGGTCGACCTCCGGATCGACGAGAAAACGCTGGGCCGCCTCGCTCGCGGTGGCCCGGTGGCCTTCGGGCAGTGCGTCGACCACCTTCCGCATGGCCGAAGCGAGCGCCGAGCCGAGGCCGAATACCTGCTCGCCACGCCCCGATCCGGCGGTCAGCAAGGCCAGGGCCTCGTCGTGGTTCAGTCCCGCAAGCTCGGTCTGGAAGCCGGGCAACAGCGCGAAACCGCCGTGCCTGCCGCGTTCGGAGTAGACCGGGACGCCGGCCACGGACAGCGCCTCGATGTCGCGCAGCACGGTGCGGGTGGACACCTCCAGTTCGCGGGCCAGCGCGTCCGCTGTCATCCGACCGCGCTGGCGCAGCAGTAGTACCAGTGAGACCAGCCGATCGGCACGCATGCGGGAACGTTAACGGAATACATGACCGAGGGTGTCGTGATTTGTTGGCAGGCTTGTTGATACGACGCCAAAGGCGGCGGCTACGGCTACCGAGTGATGGACGTACGTACTCCCCATGAACCGAATGGAGCTGACGTGGCAGTGGAACGAACGGCGGTCAACCCGGTGACCTGGTCGCAGGAGCTGGGATTCAACCAGGGTGAGGTCGTCTCCGGGCACACACGGACCCTGTACATCTCGGGGCAGACCGCGATGAACGGCGACGGCAAGCCCCAGCACGACGGTGACATGGCGGCGCAGTTGGCGCTGAGCATCGACAACCTCGAGGCCGTGCTCGGCGAGGCCGGCATGTCTCTCGCGAACCTCGTCCGGCTCAACGTCTACACGACCGACATCGATCAGCTCTTCCCCCACTACGGTGTGCTGGCGGCGCGGTTGGGTGCCGCCGGGGTGGCGCCGACCTCCACGATGCTCGAGGTGACGCGACTGGCGATCCCCGGCCAACTGGTCGAGCTCGAGGGAACCGCCGTCGCGTGATGCGACCTCGCCGCCCCTGCTGCTCGTGCCGGTCGAAACCGACACGAGCAGCAGGCGTGAAGTCCCTTCTCTCGGTTCGTGATCGCTCGTTCGTGGTGTTGATCGTCGTACCGGTCGACTGCTCGTCATGTGCATGCCGGGACGCGGGACTTCTGGGTGTGCGGCAGCGGCACGCTCAGCGAGCGCTACATGAGGTGGACGTCCGAGGCCGTCGGCACCGAGCGCATGATGTACTCGACCGACTACCCCTACACAAGGTATGCACGACCGAGTCTGGTTCGCCCATGCAGGAGCTGCCGTTTTTCTCTTGGGTCCATCCTCAGAAAGCCGGATGATGGATGCTGTTCACATTCGTCGGACCGGAATTGATGCCACAGATCTGGGAAGGACCGCAGCCATTGCAGCTGACACTGTCTCCGCCTGCGTAGAAAATGGACCCCCGCTTCACGAGGACCTTAGAAGCCAGGCAAGAGTTGAGCTCAGACAGTTCGAAATGCTCGCGCCCAACTAACGGCCTATATTAGAGGCCGACTCGAAATCGGCTCCGAGTGAGGCCTTACATCCCATCGCACTTGGCGGGTCGGCGGCAGGACACACGTGTGTCACCCAGCCCGCAGTACCCATTCGAGTTCTTGGTGTCCGAGAGGTGCTGCTGGTGGTAGCACTCGGCCATGCAGAAGTCGCACCCCTGAGGGGAGGATCTCCGTCTCGATGCTGCCGTAGACCGTACCGAGGACCCATGGCGCGGGACGACGCCGAGGTGTACGGGATGCCCCATCCAGCCCCCTGACAGGCGAGGCCATAACTGCATGAACCAAGGTTGCCTGAGGTCACCAAGGGCGCCGGATCCCGTTGGACACGCCGATACGGCGACTCGGCACTCTTGAGCAGCGGGCGTACGGTATGGGGCCTGATGCTCGGCCTGAGCTCAGGGGTAGAGGGTGCTGCCCACGTTCCGCGAGAGCTGGGCGGCCCACGCAATGGCGCGGTTGCGGCCCGAGCCCTCGCCGTCCGAGACGGTGAGCAGCACACCGCCGTGACCTCGCGGTGGTCGGACAGCCACTGCAGCACCATCTCTCGGCAACCCTACGACGTACGCGGTAAGTCGTACCTTGCCGGCACTGTGACTTCACTGACGATCCTTGCGTTCCCCGACCGCACAGACACCACGAAGGCCGCCCTGGCCGCTCGCCTCTACCGCGAGGTACACCGCCGCGGGCAGCCCCGGGTCCGCGCGTGGGCAAGGCCGCGACGCAGGCTGCCGAGCCCAGGGCCTACTGGTGGAGTCCACGGACATCGAGCAACTGGAACTGCGCAACTGACGACGGGGGAGCGGGGCCCGCCATGGTGCCGGCTTGGGTCAGGTGGAGCGGGAACCGGAGTTGAAGTAGTGGCCCTTGTCCAAGTCCTCCAGGAGGCTGGGGCCGAGCGGGCGCCAGCCGAGGAGTTCGCCGGTCAGCGCACCGGAGGCCGGCTGGTCGATGGAGAGGACCATGCCCAGGAAGCCGAAGTTCTCGGCCGGGCGGGAGGCTGTCGGCAGGTCGAGGTGGCGGCCGATGGTCTCGGCGATGTCGCGAATCGGTACCCCCTCGTCGCCGACCGCGTGCAGCATCGATCCCGCCGGGGCCTGCTCCACGGCGAGCCGGAACAATCGGCCGGCGTCCGCCACATGTACTGCGGGCCAGCGGTTGGAGCCGTCGCCGACGTAGCCTGCCGCGCCCTCTTCCCGGGCGTCGGTGATCAGCCAGGAGACGAAGCCCTGGTCCCCTTCGCCGTGCACCGTGCGGGGCAGTCCCACGACGGATGAGCGCACGCCGCGTGATGCCAGGTCGAGAGTCGCCTGGGCGTTCGCGGCCCGGCCCGCCACGGGAGAGCCGGGCGGGAACTCGGGACGGTCGCGCTCGGTCGCCACCTTGCCCGGGATCGCGGGCGTGCCGGAGGCAATGACCAGCGGCTTGCCGGAGCCCTCCAGAGCCGTACCGAAGGCATCGATGGCGCGGGCATCGGCCTGCACCGAGGCGTCGAACCGGGAGAAGTCGTGGCCGAATGCGAGGTGGACGACCCCGTCGCACTCGGCTGCGCCGGCGCGCAGGGTGTCCAGGTCGTCGAGGCCGCCGCGGAGCACCTCCGCCCCCCTGGCGGCGACGGCCTCGGCCGAGGAGTCCGACCTGGCGAGCCCGAGGACCTGGTGCCCTGCGCCGATCAGCTCGGGAACGACGGCCGAGCCGACCCAGCCGGATGCGCCCGTGACAAAAATCCGCATGGAAACCTCCTGATGTCAGGAACTGTCATCAGCGTAGCATGAAGATGTCAGGCGCTGTCATCGCGTAGGATCAGGCCATGGGTAGGTGGGAGCCGAACGCGCGAGGGCGACTGGCGGAGACTGCACTGAAGCTCTACGCGGAGCAGGGTTTCGAGCGGACCACGGTCACCGAGATCGCCGAAGCGGCGGGACTGACCGAGCGGACCTTCTTCCGGCACTTCGCCGACAAGCGTGAAGTGCTGTTCTACGGAACCGAGATGGCGCTGGACATGCTCACCCACGCCATCGAGCAGGCACCGGCCTCGGCGTCCCCGATAGACGCGGTGGGTGCAGCGCTGGATGCCTTCGGGGCTTTCTTCCAAGAGGACCCGGAGCGCGTCCGGCGGCGGGACGCGGTCGTCTCCGCCAGCACCGAGCTACGCGAACGCGAGCTGGTCAAACTGGATGCCTTCACCTCGGCGATGGCCCGCGCACTGCGCGAACGCGGCACTCCGGAGCCGGCCGCCAGCCTGGCCGCCGAGGCGGGCATCGCCGCCTTCAAGGTCGCCTACGCCCGCTGGGTCGCCGCCGGGCCCGGCACGACGGGCGGAACCGGCGAGCAGGATCTGCCGCGCCTCTTCCGCGCGTCGCTGGCGGAACTGCAGGAGGTCCTCGCGGAGCGCCCGTCGGTGTAGCCGCTGCGAAGCAAACCGGCCGCGTGGCTACGGCCGCCCCGAGGCCGCACCTGCCCGGCGCCGCTGCCCGCAACGCCCAGACCGCTGTACCCGGCCCTGAAGACCTCAGGGATCGGCCCCCGTCATCACGCGACCTGGGATCGTCACCCAGGTCCGGCCGTCCAGCGCACAGCCGCTGGCCTTCGAGGTGAGCCCGCCGATCTGCTTGAGGAACAGAGAATCGCCAGTTCCGCCACTCCTTGCTGATCGGTGCGCATGACGTTGGTCATGGCGATGATGTGGTCTATACGCTCGGCTGGAGTGGTCACCAGCGTCGTGCCGCGCTCAGGGCTGGACAACTGACGCCATGCGGCAGGTGAAAGCCCGGACTTGCCCGCGTGGTGTCGCACGGCTCGGCTGCCGAGCGAGCAACGGCGGTGCAGTTCCTGGACCGGCACCAGGTCGACGGGGGCGGCCTCCCCGGGCCCTTGACGCAAAGACGGCCGCGTCCGACTGCGGACGCTGCGCCGGGCGTAACCGCCACCACCGCGTGCGCGGTCGCCATGCCCACCTTGCGGTCACCGGAATCGTCGATGGTCAGCACTCCGCAACGCGTGGAGCGGCGGTGGCCGGGTCTGGCAACAGCGGGAGGCCGTGGTGATCGGCTGCCGGTCGGTCCGCCTTGGCCGCCTCACAGCGGCTGGTGATGCTCTGCAGTGCCGCTGGCACGTGGCATTCAACTTCCCGGCGATTGGCGGCAGATCCAGCCGCGGGATGCCGCGCCGTCCCTCGTCCCACATGCCCCGAAAGATGGTCGGACACCGCCTGGAGCGGGGCCGCCGGTGGGTCTCACGCCGTTGGCTCCAGGCGATGTCAACCGCCGGCGCACCAGGGGCGCCGACGGCGGGACTACAGGGCGGCGATGACGTCGGCAGAGGTCATCGGCAGCGAAAACATCGGGAAGTCGTAGGAGATGGCGTTGTCGTGCGCCTCCTGCGAGGTGGCGGCGACGCAGTCGGTCAGGGTGATCACCCGGAAGCCGTGCTCGTAACCCGTGCGCATGGTCGACTCCACGCAGCAGTTGGTGAGGAAGCCGCCGAGGATGATCGTGTCGATGCCCTTGCTGCGGAGGATGAAATCGAGGTTCGTGCTGGCGAAGGTGTCGAGCCCGCGCTTGCCCTCGATGACGATGTCCCCGTTCACCGGAGTCAGTTCGTCGACGACGGCCGCGCCCCACGTGCCCTTCACGAATGCCTTCCCGTCCACCACGCCTTTGAGGATGCCGTAGGGGTGTCGGGTCAGCTCACCGTAGCCTTCCGCGAACGTGATCGGCGCGTGCAAGATCGACACTCCGGCTCCCCGGGCGGCGTCGACCACGGCGACCGTGTTGGCAAGCATGTCGGTGCGCTGCATGACGTCGGCGACCGCCCCGTGCAGCACGCCGCCGTCGCTGGCGAACTCGTTCTGGTACTCGATGAGCACGATTGCGGTCTTGGCCGGGTCGAGCTCGAGCTTGTCGGTCATGG
Encoded proteins:
- a CDS encoding helix-turn-helix transcriptional regulator; the encoded protein is MRADRLVSLVLLLRQRGRMTADALARELEVSTRTVLRDIEALSVAGVPVYSERGRHGGFALLPGFQTELAGLNHDEALALLTAGSGRGEQVFGLGSALASAMRKVVDALPEGHRATASEAAQRFLVDPEVDLLSRRVVAEEVPDTTMIEVRRAVLAGHKLRIHYAATGRTPQWRTVDPIGLVTVRDRGYLLATRSGADRTYRLSRILAAEQLPETAQRPNRVDLDRIWRERSAQFLSDGDHITVLVRVNPARREDLLDTALAVRAEEPDADGWLWLEVTFQDSRHAEWALWQLSTDAEALAPQSLRTSLRNRATAIATRYADSS
- a CDS encoding RidA family protein, producing MERTAVNPVTWSQELGFNQGEVVSGHTRTLYISGQTAMNGDGKPQHDGDMAAQLALSIDNLEAVLGEAGMSLANLVRLNVYTTDIDQLFPHYGVLAARLGAAGVAPTSTMLEVTRLAIPGQLVELEGTAVA
- a CDS encoding SDR family oxidoreductase; translation: MRIFVTGASGWVGSAVVPELIGAGHQVLGLARSDSSAEAVAARGAEVLRGGLDDLDTLRAGAAECDGVVHLAFGHDFSRFDASVQADARAIDAFGTALEGSGKPLVIASGTPAIPGKVATERDRPEFPPGSPVAGRAANAQATLDLASRGVRSSVVGLPRTVHGEGDQGFVSWLITDAREEGAAGYVGDGSNRWPAVHVADAGRLFRLAVEQAPAGSMLHAVGDEGVPIRDIAETIGRHLDLPTASRPAENFGFLGMVLSIDQPASGALTGELLGWRPLGPSLLEDLDKGHYFNSGSRST
- a CDS encoding TetR/AcrR family transcriptional regulator, with the translated sequence MGRWEPNARGRLAETALKLYAEQGFERTTVTEIAEAAGLTERTFFRHFADKREVLFYGTEMALDMLTHAIEQAPASASPIDAVGAALDAFGAFFQEDPERVRRRDAVVSASTELRERELVKLDAFTSAMARALRERGTPEPAASLAAEAGIAAFKVAYARWVAAGPGTTGGTGEQDLPRLFRASLAELQEVLAERPSV
- a CDS encoding cysteine hydrolase, producing MTDKLELDPAKTAIVLIEYQNEFASDGGVLHGAVADVMQRTDMLANTVAVVDAARGAGVSILHAPITFAEGYGELTRHPYGILKGVVDGKAFVKGTWGAAVVDELTPVNGDIVIEGKRGLDTFASTNLDFILRSKGIDTIILGGFLTNCCVESTMRTGYEHGFRVITLTDCVAATSQEAHDNAISYDFPMFSLPMTSADVIAAL